The nucleotide window CCAGTCCCGGCACCTAACAAAATCAGAATCAGGGTACCGAAGAACTCGCCAATAAAACCACTCATAAAATACACCTACCTCATAATATTATGTAACGAAACTAACGATTGAAAGTTGGTTTGATGTTTGCCGCCTCCGGCTACGTGACTGCTTTGAATCAATCGAATACCGTGCTTAGTTAGCCTTTGACATCAGTCAGCCACGCAAACAACTCAACCCTAACTTTCAACCCTTAATCTTAAATCAGCGCCATTAACAGTCTACCATAGCTGACTCCTGCTGGCGCGATTATTTGTTTGCGCTTTCAAAGAAGCCGCTAACCACACAACCGTCCAAGTCTTGTAATATTACGAACACGCCATAAAAGTTAACGCCAATGATGTTCACCCGTAACTATCCTGTAAAAGAAAACGGCTATCTTAGTAAGTGTACCAGCGACATGAACTTACATATGAGGGATGGATATAAAGATGAAGACACTTAAAAAAGTCAGTTTAGCCGTGGCCTTTGCCGCAGCTTTAGTACCAGCATTTAGCCTGGGCACCACCGCTCATGCCAATGCCACGAATACCATTGTCAGCACCCGCAACATGACCGATACCGCCTACACTCGTAAGAGCGCTACTGGGTGGACCTACAACCTAGGCGGTACGGCAACCAATATGACCTTTGGAAAAAAAACGCACTACTTAAAAAATTATCCCCACACGACTTGGCACGCCACTAAGAAGCGATACATCGTGAAGAAAAACGGCGTGAAGTACCTTTACTACTATGTGACCAACGGTAGAAAGACGGCCTCAGGTTGGATCTGGCACGGCTACCTGCAAAAGAAGAGCTACGCCCACACTTCGACCAATGCCACTACAACTGGTAACGGTACTTATAGTGATGTCTACAAAGCAGCCAAATCAAAACTAGGTAAACCTTACGTGTTTGGCGCCAACGGTCCCAGTTCCTTTGACTGCTCTGGCTTTACCAAGTACGTCTTCCACAAAGCCATCGGACAAACTCTGCCGCGGACCGCACAACAACAGTACAATAGTTACGACCACGTGAGTGCCCAGAATGCTAAAGCCGGGGACCTGATTTTCTTCGGTACTAGCAAGAACAATATCTCCCACGTGGGTATCTATAAGGGCAGCAATAAGATGATCGACGCCCAATTACGAGGTGTCGTCAACGAAGCCACCAACGTATCCTGGTGGCACACGGTCGGTTACTCACGACCAGCAACGTTAGATTAAATTTAAGCGAGTGGGACAGAAAGCGGTTAGCTAGTGAGCATTAACTTCGAACCGTTAAAAATCCTGAACTTGAATTATTTGCCGTTCGGGGTTAAGCGGAGCTAGCTGCCTTCTGTCGCACGTTTCGGCTAAAGTGCATCACAAAGAGTCTGGGCTTCCAGGCTCTTTTAATTTGTCCAAACGGTTTAAATTGTCTGCCCCATCCCCAGCTCTGAAAGTGGTTCAGCACGATCAGAACTAAGATTGTGACATACTCCCATCTTTACGGACCAATTGATAACGAATTAGTTGAGTGGCTTGCATGTGTACAGTTATGGGCTCAGGCGCGTCGTCCTACTTAGTTAGTAGGTGATTTTCCAACTCGACAAAGCTTGTAGACTCGGTATTTTCGACGCTTCAAGTTGTGTCCGCCCGTTCCAGGCCGGTAAGGCGGAAGGCCACACTAGGTTGCCTAATTTTCCCGCCAATACGTTTGCTATAATCAGCGTAACTAAACTTTCTAGTTTTTGCCCAAAATCCCACAAAAAAAGCTACAACCGAAATGGTCATAGCTGGTTAAGTCTTCTATTAAGCTGGTGATACACCCAAGCCCTTGCCGTTCAAAATCTTGAAGAAACTAGCCAGTTCCTTCTTCCGGTAGGCAGCGGGAACGAATTCCCGAATGGTTTCCAAATCGAAACCAGTGGCTAACTTGTTACGATCGACGACAATCGGGTTCTTTAAGATGCCCGGATTCTTTTGTAAGAGATCAACCAATTCGTTCATCCCCATATCCTGAACGGATGCAGGTAAAGCTTTGTAGGCCTTAGAACGCGTTGAAATCAGGTCGTCAGTACCTTCTTCAGTCAAAGATAACATGTAGAGAATCTCTTCTCGCGTTAAAGGTTGTTTTTTAATGTCACGTGCCGTAAAGATAGCGTCGTGGTTAGCTAACCACTTCATAGCCTTGGTTACCGCAGTCGTTTTCGCATGAAAGTACATTTTAATCATAGAATCGCCCTCCAATAATCTGTCTTCGATGAGGTGCAGAATTTTTTAGCACTCGGATGTTTGAGTGCTAATTTATGATTCTCATTGTACACCACAATGAGAAAGGATGAAACCCAAATCTCTCGGTCTAGCCCACCTTTTAACAATTTCTTCACTTCTCGTTAATTTGGGGGTTAAATTGTCCCTTTTCATCGGCTTACAATACACTCTAACAGGGGAATGCAACCGTTTTAAGGTGGAAAAATGAAGATTTTTTGAAGATGTTCATTGAAGCTTGGAAACAGCTTACCACTTTTCATGACAAACCGTCTTTGATTTGAATCAACATTGAAGAGAAATTTAAGAAACCGTTCTCACTATCAAAAAAAGTAGCGTCGTCGAAATCTCAACCACGCTACTTGTCTTAAATCTTAATTTACCTAATTGACTGGACCGGCTTTTTATTAAGGAAACTTATTTAGCTTTTCTCAATGCAACTATCCCAAATACGAATTACCCGTCTAATTCGTGGGGTCGTCAGACACCGGTAACCAAATGTCAGCGCCATCACTCGTATCCTCCCATTCCAGGACCCCGGTGCTAGACACCCGGAACTTCCCAATGGTCGGGGCAATCTCATCGCGTCCCATATCCCGGACCGTCACGACCACCCGGCCCTTACTATCCTTCTCCGGTGTCGAAATACCAGATTGTTTGTAGGTGTGGGTGGTCCCGCCAAAGTCCGAAAGGTGACGGGTGATCCAATCATCTAGCTGCTTTTCCGTTAGCTGTTTGGCCGGATTATTGCCAAAACCAAAGGCCATCCCCGGCTTATTGGCCACCTTTGTCATGTCCTTCATCTCCGTACCATCCCCTGGCACGGTCAGCTTGTTACCACTCAGGGTCACTTTATAAACGCTGCCTAAGTACTTATCTGAATACGTCTTCAATAAATAAGTCCCTTGCCCGAGACTTTGATAGTAAACGGCGTTGTTAGCACCCCAGCCATTTCCCGTTTGATAAACGGTATAATTTTTCGTAAAGCTATCAATCTGGCCATCGATGCTCTGATCACTAATAAAGAACCGGGTTCGATCGTAAGCAATCTTTTTCTCATCGGTTCTAGTCGATGAGGTAAACCCAGTGGACCAGGTCCCCACTAACTCAGTCGGCGCACCAGTCCTCCAAACACCAGTGGTGTCACCGATAATATAGACACCCTTGATGTGTTGGTAACGCGTCTTCACGGTATAATAGGAGCTTTGCTTCATATACGTTAGTTCCAACGTATACGCTTCACCCTTAGGACTCTTCATAGCCAATTTGTACTCACCATCTTGGCTGCTTTGAATCGAGACAACCAGGCCACTCGCAATGGTCCCCCGACTCCGGGAGGTCACCTGCCAGTGCCAATTGCCCTTCCGGTAGTAAAACTGTGAGTAGGTCATTTCTCCGTTACTCTGGGTACTCCGGTCCTCAGCATTCTTCTGTGTGAGACCACTCAGCAAGGTCGTTAACGCGGATGGTTTGGGAGTTTCCGCCTTAGTTGATGTGGCCCCCGCCTTGGTGGCTGCCTGCTTCTTCACTACCGACTGGCGACTACTGGCCTTATCCGCCGACTTCGTTTGATGGTGACCACAGCCCGTTAAGCCAACTACCAGCAAGGCCAATACACTGACACCAATTACTTTGATTTTCATCTTGTTCTCCTCAATTTTAAAACAACCGTCATTCAACCCGGTTAGTGAGCCTCATCGTTGGTGTATCTACCGTCAATATTTTGATAGCTGGTCCATAAGTGGTAGGTATTGGATGACCAGTCATAGGAAACGCTCACGGTGAAGTCCTTTTGTTTCTCCATGTCTGACATCTCAAATGACGTCGGGTTCCCGGCGTAGTCCACCTTCACACTGCCGATCATGGCATGGATGATTGGCCCACGTTTCTTTGAAGAAAAGTCCCAGTACCAATGAGCATAGCGACCATTTCCACTGGGATTCATACCATAAAATTCGCTGGTCGTTTGGTCGCCGCCGTTGGTCTGCGTGCTGGCATCTTCGTAGCCCTTTCCACGACCGACCGTCGACTGGATAACATCTTGGAGGTTCACATCTTTGGCTGGCGTCACGTCATCTTCAGTATCGCCCAACGTGTAATCGCCGTTGATCTGCTTAAAATCCGTATTTAAATTATACTGGGTGTTTGATCCCGCTAACCAGTGAAAAGTCAACGTGTAGTCGGTTCCCTGATCATAGTACTCACTCTTCATCTTCAGCTGTGCGGCCTGACCATCCTTAGCCACACTGCGCACCTCGCCAACTTCAATCGTTCCCCGTTTGCTGGAGGTCAACCACCAGTACCAGGTCCCGTTCTGTTGTTTAAATTGTGAATAGGTCTTTTCATTGTTGTTCGTTCGGGTACTAGCATTCTCGCCCGCCTTCTCCGTCAAATCTGACAGAACGTCGACATCCCCAGTTGAATCAGGGCGCCGACTGCTAGCCACCTTATGGCTGGATTGAACCTTGACCTTACTACTGGTAGCTGTGCTGGGCTCAGTCTCCGTTGACTGGTGACCCGCTATCGACAAGCCTAGGAAGAAGGCTAACCCAACAACGACAATGATGCCGACGCCCGCCCAAAGCTTGCGAGTAGGTGTCCATTTTGGCGACGATTGTTTATGACGCATAAATTTTCCTCTTTTCTCTATGTATAATTAAAATATTTTAGCTAATTGATTCTTTTATGTATAACGTTATTCTACCAGTTTACCGGATGCTTGACAGCCATGGATTCGGCAAATTAGTTCAATTGGATATATTTGATAGGCTGGACTAATCGGTGACGGAGAGCTAGGTCATTAAAAGAAAGACGATCAAAGGTGGTTTAATCAATGAGCATTAACGTTAATAGACGAATAAGCCTGGTCTTGGATTGTTTATCTAGCGAAGTTCTGCCCGCTGTCGCACGTTTCAACTATCGACGTTGGGCGCGTAAAAAAAGGGCTTGAGACTTTTGCCTCAAACCCTACGTATTTACTTTAGCTGAAACGTGCTACCGACAGGCAACTGGCTCCGCCTAACCCCATAAGACCAAGAATCCAGATTCAGGATTCTCAGTCTTATGACGTTAATGCTCACCCTTTGTTTTTTACTTAGCTGAAACGTGCGTCTGCCGGGCAGACAGCTCCGCCTAACCCCGCTAGACCAAGAATCCAAGTTCGGGATTCTCGGCCTAGCGACGTTAATGCTCACCGTCTAAACGCCCTTCGTCGCACTCTATGAATCTAAATCAAACGCCAACGCCCGTGTCCACAGGCCATTGCTCATTTGGTAGTAGGTTGTGACCTTGCCATTTGAGTCTGTGCGCTTGACCCGATGTGTAATCGTGACGCGCCGTTCCGCTAAATCAGCCGTTGTGCCCTTTTGCTTGGCCAACAGCGGATCATTAAATGGTCGCGTGTAGACTGGGTAGATCTTCATCAGCGTTAAATCGCGGTCGTATTCTTCAACATTGAAGGTATCAAACTGCAACGCCCCCGTCCGAATCCAGTACTTTGTTTTAGCATTCTTACCAAATCGAATCCGGTACCACTTACCAGTGTCAGCCGTGGCACGCATGTCAACGTAGACCCGCTTGCTCTTGAGCTTCTTCCAGTTGAATTTCATGATGTTCCAATTCTTGTGCCCGCGAATGTGATTGTACACGGAGTAAGTCTTATAGTTCTTTTTCAATTGTGCGTGTTGCGTGGCTAAGCCGCCCACGTACTTTTCACTCTTGTTGGTCTGCTTACGCTTCTTCAACTTTTGCGAAGAGGTGCTGCTAGAACTGCTAGAATTAGAAGTTGGTTTGTGTACTGTCGTGTTCGTAATCGTCTGTTGCGCCGCCACGTTGGTGATGACTGCCTTTTGCTTCTTCACCGTGTTATTGGCAATATCAATGTCCGACCCGGTCAGATCAAAGTTTCCTTTCACAAAAGCTGCTTTGGTCCCGGATTGTGTCGTGGCCTTGTTATCTGTAATTGAGACACCCGTCATTGGATTGTTAGCTTTCTTACTGTCCAGGTAAATATATTGCTTAGTTGGGTTGACGTTAGTGAACGTGTTATCGGAAATATTTAGGTTTGTCATATTGTATTCGGGTTCAGAATTGTACAGGTAAATGTAGTTTCCAGATCCTAATACGTGTTGATTGATAAACTTGTTGCCAGTGATCCACAGGTCGGAAATCCCTTTAAAGTGAATCGTAGCGACCCCATCAGACATCAGTGGTTTAGGATCGACCACCGTATTGTTGGTGAAAAAGACATCATGAATGATGCCAGCTTTACCGTGACCATAGATGGCATGTTCACCAATTGGGTTAGGCGCGTATGAAGCCACCTGACCGGAAGCCTTAGAGACTGGCAAGAATTGGTTATGATCGACCTTCACGTTAAAGCTTGGCAGATTATCGTACTTGTCACCCTTGTTCTTGTAGGACATGGCTTTCGCGTTGGAATAATCCACCTGAATGGCTTCCTTGTAATCCATAGAGCCGTTGAACCCGGTAAAGACAGAATTCTTAACCCTCACAGCGTGGCTCCCATCGATATCGATGTAGTGACCAGTTGGTGATTCGGCGTTATCGAAGACACACTTGTTAAACGTCACGTTGCTAGCGTGGTGAATACTTTGGGTGAAGACGCTCTGTCCAGCAGCGGTGTTGTCCCCCTGGAAGGTTGCGCCCGTCCAAGTCACATTACTGATACCGCCGTCATAGCCAGCTTCAGGACTAGGGTAGACAAAGTTAACCCGCTTGCCCGAAGTCACACGGAACACGGCACCCTTATCAAATTTAAAGTTGATGTTTGAGTGAAGCTTGATGGCCCCCGCATTAAAAACATACGTCCCCTTGGGCACGTGAATCGTAACCGCTCCGCTCCATTTGTTGATCATATTCTGCAAGGCGGCATTGTTGCTCGTCTTAGCATCGCCAACCATCCCCTGGTGCTTGGCATTGATCTTGGTGGCCGCATAAGCCACCGATTCATTGGCCGAACGTGGTGTTACTGTTACCGGATTTAGTCCCAAAAACGTTGCTCCCGCAACAACCACGGCGAATAAGCCAAATTTTGCTCGCAAATTCAAAAAATCCCCTCCACTTCCTAATTTCTTTCTTCATAACTCATTATAACTAAGACATGCAAGCGTTGCGTTGTCTTAATCAAAATGTCATACGAATGAAAGATTCCGGACTTAAAGGGGACCCTTTTTTAATTATATAATTTCTTTATTAATTACATTAATTTAGCGATATCGTTGTGTAAGTTGGTGAGTCGTTCAACAACTTGGCCACGAACTTGCGTGTAAACCTTCACGCCATCTGGTGTCAGCTTCAAGTTGTGTTGCCGACGATCGACTTGTGAGGCGATGCTTTCGATTAAACCAGCCCGCAACAACCGTGAAATCTGGCCAGAGATCATCGACTTGGAAACACCGATTTGACCGGCAAATTTCGTTGGCGTGAATTCTTCACGTTGATCAGTGATGGCGTGTAACAAGTTGAATTGTTCCAAGGAGATCGTGATATCCTCCGTTTTGATGGTCGTTACTGGCCGCATGATTTTTTGGAGTTGAGAAAACCATTCCAAGGATTGGTTTAAATCGTTCGTTTGCGTCATTAATCTTTCTTCCTTTCTGCATAGCTCTAGCAGGGATGACTCTTACTATCTTACCCGCTAATCATTTATTATAGCCCTTATTTCTACTCTATATGTTACCGATTCATTAATAGTTTATAGCATAGTGCTCAATAAAACTAGTAATTGCAATCATTTTGTTATATTTCTTCCCCAGCGTCCCATTGAATTCCCAACATCAAGCCATTATGATTAAGGTTAAGAAATTCTAAACACAAAGGGAGAACTGTATGACTCAAATTAAACTGATTGCAACCGACGTCGATGGGACCTTTTTAAATTCACAACGGCAGTACAATCATGACCGTTTCGATGAACAACTCACCCGTTTGGCAGCGGCCGGCATCCACTTTGTCGTGGCCAGTGGTAACCACTTAGGTCACCTTCACCGCGTCTTTGCGCCCACCCCCGCCGTTCAAACGTTCGTTGCCGAAAACGGTAGTCTGATTGTGAACCAAGGCAAAACCCTATTTGAAACCGCGATTCCCAACCCCATCGTCAATCAAGTTGTCACCGCAATTCTAGCCGACGACCATTTACGACCACAAGTACTCCGATTATCTGGTGCTCACGGCACCTACATTAACCGGCGGGACCATCCCACGGACGAAGCCTCCCAAGATTACTTCTTCAATAACATTGTCCGCGTTGATGACCTCACAGAGGTTCACGACACCATCTACAAAATCAACGGTGAGTGGCCCAACGAGACGATTCAACACTTAGCCGCCAAGCTTAACGCCCGGTTCCCTGGGCAGATTCACGCCACCGCTAGTGGATTCGGCAGCATTGACATCGTTGCGCCCCACATGAACAAAGCCATTGGCTTGATGCAACTGGCCGAGTCCTGGGGCTTACGTAAGGAACAGGTCGCAGCATTCGGGGATAATGATAACGACCGCGAAATGCTAGAACACGTTGGTCTCGGCGTTGCCATGCAAAACGGGACAAAGTCCGTCCGTGACGTAGCTAACTTGATTACTCCCACTGACAACGATCACGATGGCGTGCTGAACGTCATTGACGCCATTCTAGCCGGTGAAGTTTAAAACTAGCTAAACGGTTCAGTGACTCGTTAGCTTACCTGGTGACCAGAGTAGTCGAGCAATCAAACGCCACATGGCAGGACTGGCGTGCAGTTGTCCGTGACTAACGCCGCGAACATGGTGTTCCTGATAGGTGACCGGACTGCCGACAACAATTTGCCGGAGCGCCTGTACTTGCGTCGCAGGAACTGAACCATCCGTCTGCCGTCCTAAGAGCGTGCCGTAGACGTTATAAATGGTCAATAGACCCACGGCCTGCAAATTAGCACGCTGGTCGCGTAGCCGCTCAAATGCCTCATCAACGGGTCGCGTTGGCTGACTTTCGTCGACCGGCGCACCTAACAGAATCAAGCGATTAGGCCGGGGCAGATTCACCGCAGGCCCATGCAGGACCAAACTGCCGACCGCCGCACTGCCGCCCCACGAGTGGGCAACCACGTTATAGCTCGTAATACCATAACGGTGCCTAAGTTGACGCAGAATTTCCGTGATCCAACGAATCTGTTGCTGATAATCCGCCGTAAAACTGTGCGTAAACAGGACTTGAATCAAGGGATTAGTGGCCTGGCCAGTCCACGTTCCAGTAAAATGGAGCACACCGATTCGCGAGACGGTCACGGTCAACACCTTGTGACCGTATCCGTGACGGGCCAGCCAACGCAACAACCCATTATAGGTCCACGCGTTGCCACCCCATCCTGGTATAAATAGGGTGGGGACGGCCGTGTATTCAGTATCCGCCCGACGATTAGTCAAAGGAACTGCTGGCGTAGCGACCTGAGTCGTCCACCGGTAACCCAACCAACTACCACCAAGGAAAACCGCTAACCATCGCCATTTGCTTGCCATGTCACGACCCCCTTAAACTAACCTATTATGCCAGTTTCATCGATTGCGTACAAGTGAAATTTTGTTCACTAAACATTTATACCAGTTACCGACTCAGTTTACAAATTTGTCCGTACAAACGTAAATGGCACAAAATTAAATTGTTCCTAGGTAAATTGTTGGGTGCTGAAGGCTTCACCAATTAAACGTTTATGCCCAAACTTCATTTGACAATTGTCCGGATAAAAAAGTACTATAGGGATAAATGAAAACGCTTTATAACTCTTAGAATCGAGGAATTTACCTATGAAAACTGCTGTGAACCATTGGGATACTTACCAGGCGCAAGCTGTCACAGAGTACGCCATTGAAAATAAAAATGGGGTTAAACTCTCTATCTTAAGCTGGGGAGCTACCCTCCACAAGCTGACCGTTCCAAGTGCCAACGGAGACAAGAATTTGGTGCTATCTTACCATAAGATGGCCGACTACCTCGACAATCCATTCTACGTTTGCATGGGAATTGGCCGAACCGGTGGTCGAATCGGTGGAAGTTCATTTGAACTCGGTGGTCAGACCATCCACGTCGATACCAACGAAGGTGATGACACCAACCTCCATGGTGGTCCTAACGGTTTTAACACGGTCAATTGGGAGGGTGAAGTCGACGACAGTAATCCCACTGAGGCTAAGATTATTTTGTCCCACACGTTCAAATCCAGCGAAGATTCCTTCCCTGGCGATATGCGGGCCAAAATGATCTACTCTCTGGATGACCACGACCACGTTAACCTGAAGTTCGAAGCCAATTCAACCGAACTGACCCTCTTCAACCCAACGTTGCACGTCTACTTCAACCTGAGTGATGACCAACTGATCTCTGGTCAAACGTTACAGATCAACGCGCAGGAACACTTGGAGGTAACTGACAAGAAAATTCCAACGGGCAACATGATCGCCAACGCTGACACACCTTACGACTTTGCCAAGGGGCAAAATCTGGGGCAAGCTATCCGTGGCCTGCAAGGTATTCCGGAAAAAGGTTTCGATGACCTCTTCCACGTAGAACCCGCTGCTGATGGCACGATTGCCAAGTTGAGCGACCCCCAATCCAACCGCGCAGTCACCATCAAGTCCCAGCGCAATGGCTTAGTTGTCTTCACTGCCAACTCCTTCACGTCCGATATGAAATTAACGACTGGCCCTGGCCAGCCATACATGGGCGTTGCGTTGGAAGCCCAAACGCTCTCCGACACGCCGCATCATCCTAACTTTGGGGACGTCAGCTTACCAGCTGGTGAAACGCAGAGTTACGAGATTTCTTACGACGTTACCTATTAATGTTACTAGAAACGACCCCTCACTGCTAGTGAAGAGTCGTTTTTTTGACGAAATTGTAATGTTTCATCCACTATTGGCCGCCTGCGGCTGCCAGGGACCACGCTGTGGGGCAACCCCTGAAGCCTCGAAAATCACGAGTCTTCAGGGCGCCCAGAAACCTCGTGGCAGACCACCCCGAGTTTCCTAGGTCGGCCCATGTTCTAGGTGGCATAGCCCCCGCCACCAAGAACATCGACACAGCGCGGTCCCTGGCCTCCTCCGGCTTAGGATTGGTGTAAATTTAAAAATACTCAAATTGAGCATGCTTTGTTCATCAATATTTCTGCCGAGATAACTCTTTAATTGCAGTTTAGATATAGCATTTTCTACCGCCTAACAAGTCCTCGTCCAGCTATGGTCAATTTAGCCTACGTAGTCCACTAAGACTTGGTATTTCATCTTTCAAAGGCGCTGACAATCTCAACGAGTCACATTCGTTGACAGGCTATTTGCCCTATGATAAATTGGTAAAGCGTAATTATTATCATTTAATAGTAAAGGAGCCTCATCTATTCATGGCAAAGAAATCCAAAATTGCAAAAGCAAAACGTATTGAAGCTACTGTCGAACGCTATGCTGAACGGCGAGCCGAACTTAAGGCCGCTGGCGACTACGCAGCATTAGCTCTGCTTCCTCGGGATGCTTCCCCTACTCGGATGCACCATCGTGACCATTTAGATGGCCGGCCTCACGCTTACATGCGTAAGTTTGGGCTCTCACGCCTGAACTTCCGGCAACTCGCCCATGAAGGCAAGATTCCTGGCGTTAAAAAAGCTAGCTGGTAAGCATCCGTTCCTCTAAATTCAACTCAAAGTAACCCACGTCAAGCGCTGTCCGCGGCTCCGTTTGACGTGGGTTTTTCTATGCCGTACACTGAATTCATTACGTTTAACAAAAGGAGTACACCTCACATGGCA belongs to Levilactobacillus yonginensis and includes:
- a CDS encoding alpha/beta hydrolase: MASKWRWLAVFLGGSWLGYRWTTQVATPAVPLTNRRADTEYTAVPTLFIPGWGGNAWTYNGLLRWLARHGYGHKVLTVTVSRIGVLHFTGTWTGQATNPLIQVLFTHSFTADYQQQIRWITEILRQLRHRYGITSYNVVAHSWGGSAAVGSLVLHGPAVNLPRPNRLILLGAPVDESQPTRPVDEAFERLRDQRANLQAVGLLTIYNVYGTLLGRQTDGSVPATQVQALRQIVVGSPVTYQEHHVRGVSHGQLHASPAMWRLIARLLWSPGKLTSH
- a CDS encoding C40 family peptidase; protein product: MKTLKKVSLAVAFAAALVPAFSLGTTAHANATNTIVSTRNMTDTAYTRKSATGWTYNLGGTATNMTFGKKTHYLKNYPHTTWHATKKRYIVKKNGVKYLYYYVTNGRKTASGWIWHGYLQKKSYAHTSTNATTTGNGTYSDVYKAAKSKLGKPYVFGANGPSSFDCSGFTKYVFHKAIGQTLPRTAQQQYNSYDHVSAQNAKAGDLIFFGTSKNNISHVGIYKGSNKMIDAQLRGVVNEATNVSWWHTVGYSRPATLD
- a CDS encoding Cof-type HAD-IIB family hydrolase produces the protein MTQIKLIATDVDGTFLNSQRQYNHDRFDEQLTRLAAAGIHFVVASGNHLGHLHRVFAPTPAVQTFVAENGSLIVNQGKTLFETAIPNPIVNQVVTAILADDHLRPQVLRLSGAHGTYINRRDHPTDEASQDYFFNNIVRVDDLTEVHDTIYKINGEWPNETIQHLAAKLNARFPGQIHATASGFGSIDIVAPHMNKAIGLMQLAESWGLRKEQVAAFGDNDNDREMLEHVGLGVAMQNGTKSVRDVANLITPTDNDHDGVLNVIDAILAGEV
- a CDS encoding MarR family winged helix-turn-helix transcriptional regulator, encoding MTQTNDLNQSLEWFSQLQKIMRPVTTIKTEDITISLEQFNLLHAITDQREEFTPTKFAGQIGVSKSMISGQISRLLRAGLIESIASQVDRRQHNLKLTPDGVKVYTQVRGQVVERLTNLHNDIAKLM
- a CDS encoding N-acetylmuramoyl-L-alanine amidase; the protein is MNLRAKFGLFAVVVAGATFLGLNPVTVTPRSANESVAYAATKINAKHQGMVGDAKTSNNAALQNMINKWSGAVTIHVPKGTYVFNAGAIKLHSNINFKFDKGAVFRVTSGKRVNFVYPSPEAGYDGGISNVTWTGATFQGDNTAAGQSVFTQSIHHASNVTFNKCVFDNAESPTGHYIDIDGSHAVRVKNSVFTGFNGSMDYKEAIQVDYSNAKAMSYKNKGDKYDNLPSFNVKVDHNQFLPVSKASGQVASYAPNPIGEHAIYGHGKAGIIHDVFFTNNTVVDPKPLMSDGVATIHFKGISDLWITGNKFINQHVLGSGNYIYLYNSEPEYNMTNLNISDNTFTNVNPTKQYIYLDSKKANNPMTGVSITDNKATTQSGTKAAFVKGNFDLTGSDIDIANNTVKKQKAVITNVAAQQTITNTTVHKPTSNSSSSSSTSSQKLKKRKQTNKSEKYVGGLATQHAQLKKNYKTYSVYNHIRGHKNWNIMKFNWKKLKSKRVYVDMRATADTGKWYRIRFGKNAKTKYWIRTGALQFDTFNVEEYDRDLTLMKIYPVYTRPFNDPLLAKQKGTTADLAERRVTITHRVKRTDSNGKVTTYYQMSNGLWTRALAFDLDS
- a CDS encoding Spx/MgsR family RNA polymerase-binding regulatory protein; its protein translation is MIKMYFHAKTTAVTKAMKWLANHDAIFTARDIKKQPLTREEILYMLSLTEEGTDDLISTRSKAYKALPASVQDMGMNELVDLLQKNPGILKNPIVVDRNKLATGFDLETIREFVPAAYRKKELASFFKILNGKGLGVSPA
- a CDS encoding aldose epimerase family protein, coding for MKTAVNHWDTYQAQAVTEYAIENKNGVKLSILSWGATLHKLTVPSANGDKNLVLSYHKMADYLDNPFYVCMGIGRTGGRIGGSSFELGGQTIHVDTNEGDDTNLHGGPNGFNTVNWEGEVDDSNPTEAKIILSHTFKSSEDSFPGDMRAKMIYSLDDHDHVNLKFEANSTELTLFNPTLHVYFNLSDDQLISGQTLQINAQEHLEVTDKKIPTGNMIANADTPYDFAKGQNLGQAIRGLQGIPEKGFDDLFHVEPAADGTIAKLSDPQSNRAVTIKSQRNGLVVFTANSFTSDMKLTTGPGQPYMGVALEAQTLSDTPHHPNFGDVSLPAGETQSYEISYDVTY
- the rpsN gene encoding 30S ribosomal protein S14, giving the protein MAKKSKIAKAKRIEATVERYAERRAELKAAGDYAALALLPRDASPTRMHHRDHLDGRPHAYMRKFGLSRLNFRQLAHEGKIPGVKKASW